From the genome of Mastacembelus armatus chromosome 5, fMasArm1.2, whole genome shotgun sequence:
GTGGGACAGCAATACTGCAAGGAGGCTGAACGAATGGGCTTGTGCCTCAGTCCTGTTGAAGTCGATGCTGCTTTCCATGAGGTGTATCGAAATTATTCCAAAAAATACCCAAACTACGGCATTGCTCAGAACCTGAATGGAAGATCTTGGTGGATGGGGGTGGTGCAGGACACTTTATCCCTGTGCAGGGTACAGGACCCAGACCTGTTAAATACAATAGCTGACAATGTATATTATAACTTCTGTAATGCTGAGAACTGGGAGGTAAATGACAATTCATTTTACACATTACAGACAAATTCATACACATAGATTGAATAAtcaatgttttaaattaaaactgtcTGTAGATAATTTTGACATTATGGGTCTGTGTTTGAACTTTATCATTGTTTCCAGTGGTGAGTACACAGGAAATAGAATTGATTTGATAATAGAATAATATTCTTTTGTTTCAGGTATTTACAGACTCAAAGAAGACCCTGGAGAGTTGTTTTTCTCTGGGACTGAACCTGGGTGTGGTGTCCAACTTTGACACCCGCTTAGAAGCAATTTTACGTGTTTCTGGCTTGTTATCTCACTTCAGTTTTCTGATTAGTTCTGAGGAAGCAGGTGTAGCAAAACCAAATCCAGCCATCTTTCatcatgcactgcagaaatgTGGTGTACCAGCTGCCAGTGTAGCACATAT
Proteins encoded in this window:
- the hdhd3 gene encoding haloacid dehalogenase-like hydrolase domain-containing protein 3 encodes the protein MQAPLRWVLWDVKDTLLKVRSSVGQQYCKEAERMGLCLSPVEVDAAFHEVYRNYSKKYPNYGIAQNLNGRSWWMGVVQDTLSLCRVQDPDLLNTIADNVYYNFCNAENWEVFTDSKKTLESCFSLGLNLGVVSNFDTRLEAILRVSGLLSHFSFLISSEEAGVAKPNPAIFHHALQKCGVPAASVAHIGDHYVNDYLSSRSVGIHGFLLDRRNLCQPGVPQDHRLRSLEELPARLQQYMD